TCTGCTAGGCACCTAAGGCTcattaagacagcagatttaacaagAATGCAGCTTCACCAAACCTCATTCTACATTCTAAACTACGTGGATGAACTGCAGTTTGTACCAATCTCAACATACTGCATGTTTGATTTGTTAACAAAGGTGTAATGGACAAAATAATGCACCTATAAGAAAGCAccgattttgtaactggaagtgagaaaAGATTCATAGAAGATTAAAACTAAAACATTCACAGTCAAAAAGatcaaaatgaaaatttattttaagattttgcaCATAACAAGCAAAAGGTGAGATTTTTTCAATAGATTGTGCTGCCAAATTGTCATCTACAGTATGTAGATTCTAGGTCTTATTAAAACAattctgttacatttaaaaaagccaCCATATCTTAAATTGAGAGgataaaaacttattttttctgaatcattcataaacatttttcatatgtATCTTTATAGTATTTAAActtaagaattttgtttttttacttttaaaaatacaacggaactgataaataaaactgtttcttttatattacatttcaatacaaaaataaccaaaaattcaaattgtaaatgtaatgtagaaaaataaagaataaataaatgcattaatattgtgtttataatgttgtagaaaaaattaaaaaggtaatTAACAGTCttacaaaaaacagttttatgtTGCTAATATTTGGCCTCTTTTACAAAAGATGCCgaataaaaccaaacacaaacacaaaagctTGACTGTGCAGCTGAACATAGGTACTGAACATTTACCCACAGTATGAAAATAATGGGAGTTTAGTAATATTACTGGAAGTCCTGTATAGCAACATATTAACCCATCAAAAGCCATGTGTTACTGGAGGACATACGTTCATTCATCTTCACCTCCATACATATTGGCAAGTTTTTTGAAGCGGGGTCCCCATTGATTTaaaaagtcaaagtcctgatcacCTCCTGAGCTGTCAGAATGTAGTGAGCTTAAAGAACCAGCGTCTGAACCAGCACCTTCATAATGAAATACCAGCAGTGAATCGTATGCAGGAACAGTTGGATCATTATCTGACATCTTCAAGTTCTAAAGTTaggacaaatttgaaaaaataagtcactttaaaataaaagttattctGGTGTAATAGGTTCAAAATCACCACACTTACAGTATACCAAGACAAAAATTACATGTATGCAAAAATTGTATTGAGCAAGATTAACTTAAGTTTTACTTACATCTTCAACGAAGCGGATAATATCATCTGGATTAGCTGGACGGGGCTGGTACTTTGGGGCAGGCATCATAGATGGTTCTACGTCATCTCTGTAGACCCCAGGACATGCATCTATGCCTCTATGCAGCTGTCTTAAATTGTACttctataaagaaaaaaacatgggcTGGAATTAAAGAACTTCAGTCACAAATGaaactacagtggattcagaaaatattcaaacccctttgctttctttctgcaCAATGTGTTGTAGATTTCGAATGcataaatttgatatttttgccaataatgacaaagtaaaaatgtttttagaaaggtttataaatgtattaaaaatcaaactaaaatCTTGTTCATATGAATATTCAGACCATTAATTTAGTACTTTGTGCCTctgacagcaattacagcttcagggTTTCTTGGATTAGTTTCTATAAGCTTTGGGCAGCTTATCCAACCgctcctggcagatcctctcaaactctatTAGAGTATATGAGAGGTGTCTGCAAACTGCCACCTTCAGATCTCTCCACACATTATCTATAAAGTTTACGTTTGGGCTTTAGCTGGGCCACTCAGAGacatgtcctgaagccactccagcattgcctTGGCTGCATGCTTCAGgtcattatcatgctgaaaggtgaatccCAGTTCGAGTTTGTGGatctctgtatttgactgcattcaGCCTTCCCTcgattctgaccagtctctctgttcctgccactgagaagcactcATACTAGGGATGGCATTACGCAGATcctggttttaagatgacattgggcagaactccaagcacttgttTTAATTGTAGTCTCATTGGACCAGATTTTacctcagagtcctttaaatgtcatCTGGCAAACTCTGAGCAGGCTGCCATATGcatctgattgatggagtgctgctgagatggttgtccttccagcaggttctcccatctcatccGAGGACTTCTGTAGCTCTGTTATCACTGGGTTTCCTAACTAAGGCTCTTTTTGCCAGATTG
This genomic window from Polypterus senegalus isolate Bchr_013 unplaced genomic scaffold, ASM1683550v1 scaffold_7061, whole genome shotgun sequence contains:
- the LOC120522825 gene encoding cadherin-3, whose amino-acid sequence is NEEGGGEEDNMYNLRQLHRGIDACPGVYRDDVEPSMMPAPKYQPRPANPDDIIRFVEDNLKMSDNDPTVPAYDSLLVFHYEGAGSDAGSLSSLHSDSSGGDQDFDFLNQWGPRFKKLANMYGGEDE